In Reinekea thalattae, a genomic segment contains:
- a CDS encoding SCO family protein, which translates to MTNRVQFTVIAAVLITVIAAYIGFSHYTGFDRQLKDNHVLRFPSPRLLPEVSLTRHDGEPFSIEQFKGRWNLINFGYTFCPDICPTNMADMRLAYTELAEAGFTDQLNFWMVTVDPARDTEQQLALYVPYFHADFVGLTGSSDEISQLASALDAVYYIEGEGEGYTVAHSDNYAIINPAGEYVALIRPPHRAQNIVAALKVLMQP; encoded by the coding sequence ATGACTAACAGAGTTCAGTTCACGGTTATCGCAGCGGTATTAATCACAGTTATCGCCGCGTACATTGGCTTTTCGCATTACACTGGCTTTGATCGTCAGCTTAAAGATAATCATGTACTGCGTTTCCCATCGCCGCGTTTGCTGCCTGAAGTCTCATTAACGCGTCACGATGGCGAGCCGTTCAGTATTGAACAGTTCAAAGGGCGATGGAATCTTATTAACTTCGGCTATACCTTTTGTCCAGATATTTGCCCGACTAACATGGCTGATATGCGTCTGGCTTACACTGAGTTGGCCGAGGCGGGTTTTACCGATCAGCTTAACTTTTGGATGGTAACTGTTGATCCAGCACGAGATACCGAACAGCAGCTTGCCTTGTATGTGCCCTATTTCCATGCCGACTTTGTTGGTCTGACGGGTTCATCTGATGAGATTAGTCAATTGGCAAGTGCATTAGATGCGGTTTACTACATCGAGGGTGAAGGCGAAGGTTACACCGTCGCTCATAGTGATAACTACGCTATTATTAATCCGGCAGGTGAGTATGTGGCGTTGATCCGTCCTCCACATCGTGCACAAAATATAGTTGCTGCATTGAAGGTGTTAATGCAGCCATAA
- the pip gene encoding prolyl aminopeptidase: MKTLYPSLRPYRSEMLAVGDGHELYLECSGSPSGIPVLVIHGGPGAGSSDQLRRFFNPEHYHIILFDQRGAGRSIPHANTHCNTTAHTLADIERIREHLMIDQWLLFGGSFGATLALLYAQQRPDRVSGLIVRGVFLARQQDLDWLYLSGANRFFAEEWQHFSAEVSGKTGDDLVAAYYERLHSDNELAVISAAKAWTRWEVANSTLRANQANTSAFLKTHTALALAKISSHFFKHKSFIEENQILNNAECLKGIPGYIVHGRYDMICPPEQAQLLSQHWPDAQLHLVREGGHSAFDEAIIDALIRSTSRMAKQLGRPESQA; encoded by the coding sequence GTGAAAACGCTTTATCCTAGTTTGCGTCCGTATCGTAGCGAGATGTTGGCCGTCGGTGACGGTCATGAGCTCTATTTGGAATGCAGCGGCTCACCCAGTGGTATTCCGGTGTTGGTCATTCATGGTGGCCCCGGCGCGGGAAGCTCAGATCAACTGCGGCGATTTTTTAATCCAGAACATTATCACATCATTCTCTTTGATCAGCGTGGCGCAGGGCGCTCGATCCCGCATGCGAATACTCACTGTAATACTACGGCGCATACTCTTGCTGATATCGAGCGTATTCGTGAGCATCTCATGATTGATCAATGGCTGCTGTTTGGTGGCAGTTTTGGTGCGACATTGGCGCTTTTATACGCGCAACAGCGACCGGATCGAGTCAGTGGCCTCATTGTGCGTGGTGTTTTTCTCGCCCGCCAACAAGATTTAGATTGGCTTTATTTATCTGGCGCTAATCGGTTTTTCGCCGAAGAGTGGCAGCATTTTTCTGCCGAAGTGTCAGGTAAAACCGGTGATGATTTGGTCGCAGCCTACTATGAACGGCTACATAGCGATAACGAATTAGCCGTGATTTCAGCGGCAAAAGCTTGGACTCGATGGGAGGTCGCAAACAGCACATTGCGCGCCAACCAGGCAAACACCAGTGCGTTTTTAAAAACCCATACGGCGTTGGCTTTAGCAAAAATCTCTAGCCACTTTTTTAAACATAAAAGTTTTATTGAAGAAAATCAGATACTGAACAATGCCGAATGCCTTAAGGGCATTCCGGGTTATATCGTTCACGGTCGTTACGATATGATCTGCCCACCGGAGCAAGCACAGCTATTAAGTCAGCATTGGCCAGATGCACAATTGCATCTGGTTCGCGAGGGTGGTCACTCGGCATTTGACGAAGCGATCATTGATGCGCTGATTCGCAGCACGTCAAGAATGGCAAAACAGCTTGGGCGGCCAGAAAGCCAAGCATAA
- the dtd gene encoding D-aminoacyl-tRNA deacylase — protein sequence MKALIQRVKQASVEVEGLSIASIQAGMLVLVGIDAHDTEANVIALAERLLKYRLFADEQGKMNLNIQQSAGEILLVSQFTLSAQTDKGLRPGFSSAASPDQGKLLFDRVVEHITGLYPNTQTGQFGADMQVFLQNDGPVTFLLEN from the coding sequence ATGAAAGCGTTAATACAACGAGTGAAACAAGCCTCAGTTGAGGTAGAGGGGTTATCGATTGCCTCGATTCAGGCAGGCATGCTGGTGTTAGTCGGTATCGATGCGCACGATACAGAAGCTAACGTGATTGCATTGGCAGAGCGATTATTAAAATATCGTCTGTTTGCTGATGAGCAGGGCAAGATGAATCTGAATATTCAGCAGTCAGCAGGAGAGATTTTATTAGTATCGCAATTCACCCTGTCGGCGCAAACAGATAAAGGTTTGCGTCCAGGGTTTTCCAGTGCTGCCAGTCCAGATCAGGGTAAGCTGTTATTTGATCGAGTCGTTGAGCATATAACAGGCTTGTACCCTAATACTCAGACCGGACAATTTGGTGCCGATATGCAGGTGTTTTTGCAGAACGATGGGCCAGTAACCTTCTTATTAGAAAATTAG
- a CDS encoding OmpA family protein: MKYWIKLTLPLAIFSSLLSGCLTFDAYTGESQVSNSSKGAIAGSIIGAVIGASTASKEDRAKQALIGAGIGGVAGGGIGYYMDRQEAILRKELIGSGIQVERTEEGQIELIMPGNITFEVGSATVQSSFTDTLTSLAKVLEEYDDTLITISGHTDSTGGSAYNQLLSEQRATSVANFLLREGVVIERIAAVGYGELYPIASNDNAAGRAENRRVEITLDAISAE, translated from the coding sequence ATGAAATATTGGATCAAACTTACCCTGCCGTTAGCAATCTTCAGCTCACTGCTGTCGGGCTGTCTTACCTTCGATGCCTATACCGGTGAAAGCCAAGTCAGTAACTCCTCTAAAGGCGCGATTGCCGGCAGTATTATTGGTGCTGTTATTGGTGCCTCTACGGCCTCTAAAGAGGATCGTGCAAAACAGGCGTTAATCGGCGCCGGTATTGGCGGTGTTGCTGGCGGTGGTATCGGTTATTACATGGACCGACAGGAAGCCATTCTGCGTAAAGAACTGATTGGTAGCGGTATTCAGGTAGAGCGTACCGAAGAAGGTCAAATCGAGCTAATCATGCCTGGTAACATTACCTTTGAAGTGGGCAGCGCGACTGTTCAATCGTCCTTTACTGACACGCTGACTTCACTGGCCAAAGTCCTAGAAGAATATGACGATACCTTGATCACCATTTCTGGTCATACCGACAGCACTGGCGGCAGCGCTTATAACCAGCTGTTATCAGAGCAACGAGCGACATCGGTTGCTAACTTTTTGTTACGTGAAGGTGTGGTTATCGAACGTATTGCGGCAGTTGGTTATGGCGAACTGTACCCAATTGCCAGCAACGATAATGCAGCCGGTCGAGCCGAAAACCGTCGTGTAGAAATCACTCTAGATGCGATCAGCGCTGAATAA
- a CDS encoding winged helix-turn-helix transcriptional regulator encodes MLLSQTAKRYCSSRVIDAEIHEVAVQKDSGKQRQLDRIDFKILKALQKNARLSYVELAQIVGLSTTPCMERVKRLEASGYILGYHADINADALGLELLVFLEITLTVQSPETFQEFKTAAEKFSYVQECHLISGQSDYLLKLRMSDLKNYRKYLGELLLALPHVRESKSHIVMEEAKQSSLMPLELVNHRFKN; translated from the coding sequence ATGTTGCTTAGCCAAACGGCTAAGCGCTATTGCTCAAGCCGAGTCATCGATGCAGAGATTCATGAGGTAGCTGTGCAAAAGGATTCTGGTAAACAACGTCAGCTGGACAGAATTGACTTTAAAATACTCAAGGCACTGCAAAAAAACGCTCGCCTTTCTTATGTTGAGTTGGCTCAGATCGTCGGTTTATCGACCACGCCCTGTATGGAACGAGTGAAGCGATTAGAAGCTTCCGGCTATATCTTAGGCTACCACGCCGACATTAATGCCGATGCTCTTGGACTTGAGCTATTGGTGTTTTTAGAAATTACACTCACCGTGCAATCACCAGAGACTTTCCAAGAATTCAAAACTGCGGCCGAAAAATTCAGCTATGTTCAGGAGTGTCATTTAATTTCAGGCCAATCAGACTATTTATTAAAACTTAGAATGAGTGACCTTAAAAATTATCGTAAGTATTTAGGCGAATTACTGCTGGCGTTACCACATGTTCGAGAGTCCAAAAGCCACATCGTAATGGAAGAGGCTAAGCAGTCGAGCCTTATGCCGCTCGAATTAGTCAACCATCGTTTCAAAAACTGA
- a CDS encoding Tex family protein: MSAIESKIANELKVSVSQVAAAVALLDEGATVPFISRYRKEVTGGMDDTQLRQMEERLRYLRDMEDRRSSILASIEEQGKLTPELTQKISAAETKTELEDLYLPYKKKRRTKGQIAIDAGLLPLAEALLADPTLNPEQEAQAYINSDAGVDDVKAALDGARYILMERFAEDADLLAKLRDFMWQNGEMQSRVIEGEQAKGEKFQDYFEHDEAIKKVPSHRALAMFRGRNEGVLSLSLVIPNEDARAGGTGTIMVAEHFAIEDQQRAADAWLKDVCRWTWRIKLLTHIETDLFSRVREQAEQAAIDVFAKNLKDLLLAAPAGAKATIGLDPGLRTGVKVAVVDATGKIKDHGAIFPTPPQNKIAEAEKVLLGLCEKYDIELIAIGNGTASRETERFVKDFLKKNSHIKAQPVMVNEAGASVYSASEYAAKEFPDLDVTIRGAISIAHRLQDPLAELVKIDPKSIGVGQYQHDVSQVALARQLDAVVEDCVNSVGVDLNMASAPLLARVSGLNQTIANNIVAFRDANGAYQSRKQLKEVPRLGPKAFEQAAGFLRIMDGTDPLDRSGVHPEAYSVVNKIVQTQNKSVQEVIGDTRFLKALNAADYTDDTFGLPTVTDIIKELDKPGRDPRPEFKTAQFQDGVETLKDLRENMTLEGVVTNVTHFGAFVDIGVHQDGLVHISALSHTFVDDPSKVVKAGDIVKVKVMDVDVQRKRIALSMRLDDDASEHESAGERNTQSKRTSPKQVKAKSKPAPSNTLDALFDQALKKQKNS; encoded by the coding sequence ATGTCAGCTATAGAATCAAAAATTGCCAACGAATTAAAAGTATCCGTCTCTCAGGTAGCCGCCGCGGTGGCATTGTTAGATGAGGGCGCAACAGTACCCTTTATTTCTCGGTATCGAAAAGAAGTAACCGGCGGTATGGACGATACCCAACTGCGCCAAATGGAAGAGCGTTTACGCTATTTACGCGATATGGAAGATCGCAGATCGAGCATTTTGGCCAGTATCGAAGAGCAAGGGAAGTTGACCCCAGAGTTAACACAAAAAATATCAGCAGCAGAAACTAAAACCGAATTAGAAGACCTTTACTTACCCTATAAGAAGAAGCGTCGCACTAAAGGTCAAATTGCCATTGATGCGGGATTATTGCCATTAGCAGAAGCCTTATTGGCGGACCCAACATTAAATCCAGAACAAGAAGCGCAGGCTTATATTAATTCAGACGCCGGCGTTGACGATGTTAAAGCCGCTCTTGATGGCGCGCGTTATATCTTAATGGAACGTTTTGCTGAAGACGCTGACTTATTAGCTAAGCTGCGCGACTTTATGTGGCAGAACGGCGAAATGCAGTCGCGTGTTATCGAAGGTGAACAGGCTAAAGGTGAAAAGTTTCAAGATTACTTCGAGCATGATGAAGCGATCAAAAAGGTGCCAAGCCACCGTGCGTTAGCAATGTTTCGTGGTCGTAACGAAGGTGTATTATCGCTTTCACTCGTGATCCCTAATGAGGATGCGCGCGCAGGCGGCACCGGCACGATAATGGTTGCTGAGCATTTTGCGATTGAAGATCAGCAGCGAGCAGCCGACGCCTGGTTGAAGGATGTTTGTCGTTGGACATGGCGAATTAAGTTATTAACGCATATCGAAACGGATTTGTTCTCTCGAGTAAGAGAGCAGGCCGAACAGGCGGCGATTGATGTCTTCGCCAAAAATCTAAAAGATTTGCTATTGGCCGCACCAGCCGGTGCCAAAGCAACGATCGGTCTCGATCCGGGCTTGCGAACCGGTGTTAAAGTCGCGGTTGTCGATGCCACTGGCAAGATTAAAGATCACGGCGCTATTTTCCCAACGCCGCCGCAAAATAAAATTGCTGAAGCCGAAAAAGTTTTGCTTGGCCTATGTGAAAAGTACGACATCGAACTGATCGCTATCGGTAATGGTACCGCCAGCCGAGAGACTGAGCGTTTTGTAAAAGACTTCTTAAAGAAAAACTCACACATTAAAGCTCAGCCAGTGATGGTGAATGAAGCAGGCGCATCGGTTTATTCAGCATCGGAATATGCCGCGAAAGAGTTTCCAGATTTAGACGTCACCATTCGAGGTGCCATTTCAATTGCGCACCGCTTGCAAGACCCGTTGGCGGAATTGGTCAAGATCGACCCGAAATCGATTGGTGTTGGCCAGTATCAGCACGATGTTTCCCAAGTTGCGCTAGCACGTCAGCTCGATGCGGTAGTAGAAGACTGTGTGAACAGCGTCGGTGTGGATCTCAATATGGCTTCTGCTCCCTTGTTGGCTCGGGTGTCTGGATTGAATCAGACCATTGCTAATAACATTGTCGCTTTTCGTGATGCCAACGGTGCTTATCAGTCGAGAAAGCAATTAAAAGAGGTGCCGAGATTAGGGCCTAAAGCCTTTGAACAGGCCGCTGGTTTCTTACGTATTATGGACGGCACCGATCCGTTGGACCGTTCAGGCGTGCACCCAGAAGCCTACAGTGTGGTGAATAAAATTGTTCAGACGCAAAATAAAAGCGTACAAGAGGTGATTGGCGACACTCGCTTTTTAAAGGCATTAAATGCGGCTGACTATACCGACGACACTTTCGGTTTGCCGACGGTAACCGACATTATTAAAGAGCTGGATAAGCCAGGCAGGGATCCGCGACCTGAATTTAAAACTGCTCAGTTCCAAGATGGTGTAGAAACACTAAAAGATTTACGCGAAAACATGACACTCGAAGGCGTGGTGACAAACGTCACGCACTTTGGTGCCTTTGTTGATATTGGTGTGCATCAAGATGGTTTGGTGCACATTTCTGCACTTAGCCACACCTTTGTTGATGACCCTTCTAAGGTTGTTAAGGCCGGTGATATCGTTAAGGTCAAGGTTATGGATGTTGATGTGCAGCGTAAGCGCATTGCATTATCGATGCGTTTGGATGACGATGCCAGTGAGCATGAATCTGCAGGCGAACGTAACACCCAGTCGAAACGAACGTCGCCAAAACAGGTCAAAGCGAAATCCAAACCGGCACCGTCGAACACATTAGATGCGTTGTTTGATCAGGCGCTAAAGAAACAAAAAAATAGCTAA
- the gshA gene encoding glutamate--cysteine ligase, translated as MAAISRFTLFKQLRASAFEFQRGIERETLRVRPNGQLSQTAHPESLGSALTHSSITTDYSESLLEFITGVHTDKNALFAELDELHRFAASQLDGERLWPSSMPAVLPQQEDIPIAQYGDSHIGRLKTIYRHGLWHRYGRKMQTIAGLHYNWSLNDSFWRQWALLNGKTGDLTDFKTNEYFGLIRSFRRHSWLLLYLFGASPAADESFTDAPTPTLSALNQQTLYAPYATSLRMSDIGYSNKAQADLFVCFNSLESYASTLMDAIQQPYPAYEAIGVKKGDQYQQLSTSILQIENEYYSDIRPKRVAYSGEKPIHALRKRGVEYIEVRCLDVNPYSPVGIDASDVDFIDLFLLWCVVQDHPEISVAECLQLMTNNQQVAIKGRDPELKIVVNEQSHGLTSLGTQLLESMQLVAAQIDSLTGTDTYQQACAAQLEKIQNPDQLPSQQVLADVKAQGSFLNFSSAQAEQLQVHYQAPLSSERFDFRVEESKRSWRRQQDIENSDQGPFDQFLAEYLRQE; from the coding sequence TTGGCAGCAATCTCCCGTTTCACTCTATTTAAGCAATTACGTGCAAGCGCATTTGAATTCCAACGTGGTATCGAACGAGAAACGTTGCGCGTCAGGCCTAATGGTCAGCTCAGTCAAACAGCACATCCAGAATCACTTGGTTCGGCGCTAACACATTCATCGATCACTACCGATTATTCAGAAAGCCTGCTTGAATTTATAACCGGAGTGCATACCGATAAGAATGCATTATTTGCCGAGTTAGATGAGTTGCATCGCTTTGCCGCTTCTCAGCTTGACGGTGAACGCCTGTGGCCAAGCAGTATGCCCGCGGTATTGCCGCAGCAAGAAGACATCCCAATCGCACAGTATGGCGATAGCCACATTGGTCGGCTTAAAACCATTTACCGGCACGGCTTATGGCATCGTTATGGGCGTAAAATGCAGACCATTGCCGGCCTACATTATAATTGGTCGCTAAACGACAGCTTTTGGCGTCAGTGGGCGTTATTAAATGGTAAGACAGGCGATTTAACCGACTTTAAAACCAACGAATACTTTGGCTTGATTCGCAGCTTCCGTCGTCATAGTTGGTTGTTGTTGTATCTGTTTGGTGCTTCGCCGGCGGCTGATGAAAGCTTTACCGATGCGCCAACGCCAACATTGAGCGCTTTAAACCAGCAGACCTTATACGCTCCCTATGCGACCAGCTTGCGAATGAGTGATATTGGTTACTCTAATAAAGCACAGGCTGATCTATTCGTTTGTTTTAATTCATTAGAGAGTTATGCCAGTACCTTGATGGATGCTATTCAGCAACCTTATCCCGCTTATGAGGCTATTGGTGTCAAGAAGGGCGATCAGTATCAACAACTGAGCACATCAATACTGCAAATCGAAAACGAATATTACAGCGACATTCGACCTAAGCGAGTCGCTTATTCGGGTGAAAAACCGATTCACGCCTTACGTAAACGAGGCGTTGAATACATCGAAGTACGCTGCCTGGATGTGAATCCCTATTCACCGGTAGGGATCGATGCATCGGATGTTGATTTTATCGATCTGTTTTTGCTTTGGTGTGTAGTGCAAGATCACCCAGAGATATCGGTTGCCGAATGCCTACAGTTAATGACTAATAATCAGCAGGTTGCCATTAAAGGGCGTGATCCAGAATTGAAGATTGTTGTGAATGAACAGTCTCATGGGCTGACGTCATTGGGCACGCAGCTGCTAGAGTCGATGCAGTTGGTTGCTGCACAAATAGATTCGTTAACCGGAACCGATACTTATCAGCAGGCTTGTGCTGCACAGCTTGAAAAAATACAAAACCCCGATCAGTTACCTTCACAACAGGTCTTGGCAGACGTTAAAGCACAAGGCTCGTTCCTTAATTTTTCCAGTGCGCAAGCTGAGCAATTGCAGGTACATTATCAAGCGCCGTTATCATCAGAGCGGTTTGATTTCCGAGTCGAAGAAAGTAAGCGTAGTTGGCGTCGACAGCAGGATATTGAGAATTCTGATCAAGGTCCGTTTGATCAGTTCTTAGCCGAGTATCTCAGGCAGGAATAG
- a CDS encoding flagellar basal body-associated FliL family protein, which produces MNLKSITITKLLLCIVIAFTASFSSAETAYYEVRPVLTVNFGDARRVRFIQTQVTLRVRDKVNVPIVDKHRDAIRHTVIMMFAEQDEATLRSSEARDEFLMLMTKAIQNLLRKETGNPMIDRVLLTSFIIQP; this is translated from the coding sequence ATGAATTTGAAATCGATCACAATCACTAAACTGCTGCTGTGCATTGTCATTGCCTTTACTGCGAGCTTTTCTAGCGCTGAAACCGCCTATTATGAGGTGCGCCCTGTATTGACGGTTAACTTTGGTGACGCTCGACGAGTCCGGTTTATTCAAACTCAGGTCACGTTACGAGTCAGAGATAAAGTAAATGTTCCCATAGTTGATAAACATCGAGACGCTATTCGCCATACCGTTATCATGATGTTTGCCGAACAAGACGAGGCAACTTTACGCTCTTCAGAAGCTCGTGATGAATTTTTGATGCTAATGACCAAGGCAATTCAAAACCTACTGCGAAAAGAAACCGGCAACCCAATGATTGACCGAGTTCTTCTCACCAGCTTTATTATCCAACCCTAA
- the rsd gene encoding sigma D regulator, with protein MLENCKTALERWGGTHEIIDRWLGDRKQTLIHFFQIQDAEGEEAVCRSIEEFNRLLVDYISSGHFEVYEQLFREATEFDDDGGIALAKELYPLIEETTQFMLDFNDKYAAHSMIQANIASLKGDLSALGEKMTERFAYEDRLIEQLHNAHESKLL; from the coding sequence ATGCTTGAGAACTGCAAAACTGCCTTAGAACGTTGGGGTGGCACTCACGAAATTATTGATCGCTGGTTAGGTGATCGCAAACAGACGTTGATTCATTTCTTTCAGATCCAAGATGCAGAAGGTGAAGAGGCCGTGTGTCGCTCGATCGAAGAGTTTAATCGACTATTGGTGGATTATATCTCCAGCGGTCATTTTGAAGTCTACGAGCAACTGTTTCGCGAAGCGACAGAATTTGACGACGACGGTGGTATCGCATTAGCGAAAGAGCTGTATCCGCTAATTGAAGAAACCACTCAGTTTATGCTCGACTTTAATGATAAGTATGCAGCCCACTCGATGATTCAAGCCAATATTGCCTCGTTAAAAGGTGACTTATCTGCCTTAGGTGAAAAGATGACGGAGCGATTTGCTTACGAAGATCGTTTGATCGAACAGCTGCATAATGCACACGAGAGCAAACTGCTGTAA
- a CDS encoding WD40 repeat domain-containing protein yields the protein MIPNNLLVLLLILFLAGCAKTPSDELQIGIDGLYAAEIQNDGSSLVAGSFKHGGSYWDLRKKSREYSWNHKDGYITDILYTDISDDGRFALTANYYNVVIWHTETGEAISFWEAPGRIESADLSQDGQYIMLGLNNSTAVIFHSQLGAMIAEFQHGGPVGSVAINVSGGFAATGSEDGTAKLWSLEDFSLVKEFPHDNQVSMVKFSDTGRQLLIVPANEEAELWTTQSLRLRSTISLGNYRIYSAQFVGENRLIVGTTHRNIFEFDASNGAKLETYQIGTKGSQSFKSAIVLDVAKQDDRLLAVSSSGYLYIF from the coding sequence ATGATTCCAAACAATCTCCTTGTCCTACTTCTTATTCTATTTTTAGCCGGTTGCGCTAAAACACCCAGTGATGAACTGCAGATCGGCATTGATGGCTTGTATGCGGCCGAAATTCAGAACGATGGCTCTTCTTTAGTGGCTGGTTCTTTTAAGCACGGCGGCTCCTATTGGGACTTACGTAAAAAATCGCGCGAATACAGCTGGAACCACAAAGACGGCTATATAACCGACATTCTCTACACCGATATTTCTGACGATGGACGCTTTGCCTTAACGGCGAACTATTACAACGTAGTGATATGGCATACCGAAACTGGCGAAGCGATTTCGTTTTGGGAAGCACCAGGAAGAATTGAGTCAGCCGATCTTTCTCAGGATGGCCAATACATCATGCTGGGTTTGAATAACAGCACAGCAGTGATATTCCATTCCCAATTGGGTGCCATGATTGCTGAGTTTCAACATGGCGGCCCGGTTGGCTCAGTTGCCATTAATGTCAGCGGAGGTTTTGCCGCTACAGGTTCTGAAGACGGTACGGCAAAGTTGTGGAGCTTGGAGGACTTTTCGCTAGTTAAAGAGTTTCCTCACGATAACCAGGTATCGATGGTGAAATTTAGCGATACCGGTCGTCAGCTATTAATTGTCCCAGCTAATGAAGAAGCAGAATTGTGGACGACTCAAAGTCTGCGTTTGCGATCAACAATCTCGTTAGGTAACTATCGGATTTATAGTGCTCAGTTTGTTGGTGAAAATAGATTGATCGTTGGGACGACGCATCGAAATATATTTGAGTTTGATGCATCCAATGGTGCTAAGTTGGAAACCTATCAAATAGGTACTAAAGGCAGTCAGTCATTTAAAAGCGCGATAGTATTGGATGTTGCGAAACAAGACGATAGACTGCTAGCCGTGAGTTCAAGTGGATACCTTTACATCTTTTAA
- a CDS encoding ParA family protein, translating into MTNNEETIQPSEKSESQARVITPPKPKRILVANAKGGSGKTTVATNLSSLFASRDEHCALIDFDPQGSATQWLQLRPSERHRIHGVSAYKKTAAQMTRTWYLRNLPPETTKVVIDTPAGLTGMLLNDLVRESDFVIIPVTPSPIDIRSTTNFIKDLFLTPAQRTKPKKIAVIANRVRRNTLVYSKLELFLKSLKIPFVCSFRDTQFYIRASEYGLGIHDLKNREEKDMMDWVKLIEWIDKHKN; encoded by the coding sequence ATGACAAATAATGAAGAAACGATTCAGCCAAGCGAGAAGAGCGAATCGCAAGCTCGGGTTATCACACCACCAAAACCCAAGCGCATATTGGTTGCTAATGCCAAAGGCGGCAGTGGTAAGACAACTGTAGCGACAAATCTTTCAAGTTTATTTGCGAGTCGAGATGAGCATTGCGCGCTCATCGACTTCGATCCTCAGGGATCAGCGACGCAATGGCTTCAGTTGCGACCATCAGAGCGACATCGCATACACGGTGTATCCGCCTATAAAAAAACCGCTGCTCAAATGACCCGCACCTGGTATCTCAGAAATTTACCACCAGAGACGACAAAAGTTGTTATCGATACGCCAGCAGGTTTGACTGGCATGCTGCTGAATGATTTGGTGCGTGAAAGTGACTTCGTCATTATCCCTGTGACACCATCGCCGATTGATATTCGCTCGACAACCAACTTCATTAAAGATTTGTTTTTGACGCCGGCACAGCGAACAAAACCGAAAAAAATCGCGGTGATTGCTAATCGAGTTCGCAGAAATACATTGGTTTATTCTAAATTGGAACTGTTTCTCAAAAGTTTGAAGATTCCGTTTGTATGCTCGTTCCGAGATACACAGTTTTATATCCGTGCATCAGAATACGGTTTAGGTATTCACGATCTAAAAAATCGTGAAGAAAAAGACATGATGGACTGGGTAAAGTTAATCGAATGGATCGATAAACATAAAAACTAA